The following DNA comes from Nitrososphaerales archaeon.
TGTCTTTACACTGGTTCCAAAGATTGTTGCAGAGTAGCTACTATTTACACGCTCAGCAACCTTCTTAGAAATCTTAACAGGCTCGGCATCAAAAGCACCAATCGCACACCCCAGTGTATCTATAAACCTTCGCTTAGCTTCGTGAATCACAACATTCGGTATATCTTTATGAGTTAAAGAGAGTGCATACTCGCTTAATTTCGTAGCTAAATCGATAGTCGCCATACCATGAACTAATCACCCTCTAAATATAAATTTAAAATCTAAGGCTGTCTCGTAAATTAAGTGTACATAAGAGGCTGAAGGCTCGATCAAGGTGAAAATAGTAACATTACTTAACGGTAGATACCCTTCTGATTTTAAAGTTAAAAGATAAAGATCGAGTCTAGAGATGTTTTTAGTTCAGGCCCAAAGTTTCTTTAATATTAGCAATTGGATTGATGATTTCAATGTAGTTGAATCTTTATGGTTAAGGAAGAGCGGAATAATTGAAATTATTGAAATCGATCGAATAAAATATGTTAAATGTGGAAAAATTGTAAATTTTAAAAATTCTATTCTAATGGGTTCTTTCATTTTACTCCTATGTAGCATATCTTCTATAGGGTTTTTAGTGAAGCAAAAATCTATAATACTGGTGTTAACTTGATCTCTGTCTCTTCGTTTGTATGAAGTTCGACATTTAGTAGCGGGGTCTTTGGCTTTATTCCTTGAAGGAAGATCGCACCACAGATCTCTCTCATAATTATATGTGTAGTAGCTAAAGACCTTAAGGAGTCGCTTATTGCACACTCTGGCCTAACGATATTTAACCTTACATCACCAAGATTCTTTATCTTCGCCAGATCTTCGCCCAGAACCTTCAGAATTTCGTTCAACCCGTAGACATATTCCAACGTGTCAAAACCGACGACTGTGAGGACTGGCTTACCGCTCTTCATCCTAAAGTCTGAAATTACATTCCAGAAGCGCATCATATCTTCCTTCAACGACCTCCCTTCAAAGAGGATCACATATGGCTCGACCTTTTCAGTAAGGGTCGCTTTGAAGTCTACGATCTTAAGGTTGCACTTTAAGGTTTCTTCGTCAACGAATGGTTCCAACGATCTCCAAACTGTTAATGCGCTTAAACCTTGGGGTGGAAGAATAACAACACATGTGCCCTGGTTTAATGCGTTTGAGACGGTCACTCGGAATAATCGCTCGGGCGGTAAGGTTACATCCATCCCAACCTCTAAGAGATTGTAAGACCCACTTCTAAACATCATGCCCATCGTTCTGTCTAGGTTTGTAATACCTGAGGAATAGTGATCCTTGCCGTGAGGGATGATCTTAAATCTCTTTGTCGGTTCAGCAAACCCTCCCATACTTATTGGCTGGAAGGCTTTGAAGCCATCTTTCAATGTGAAGGCTAATTGTGGTTGCTGTACCTCCGTTCCTCGCGCCTTGAGTATCTTTAAGTATCTTAGGAGCGCCCCATTAACCTCGACCTTAGAAAGGTGGATTATGAAGTCAGATAGGAACTCTACCGGTTCAAAGGTTTCTTTAGCGCTCATCTTCTCAATTATTAGCATAGTTGTACAACCCATTTCTCTAACGATCTTACTTAGAATCATATGCGCAAGTATACGCACATCGTGAGCTTTCCCTATGGCTTGTGACATTACCGAGAAAGAGTCTATGACGAGCATGCTCGCACCGATCTTAGTAATTTCGTGTAGTATATGCTCAATGATGGTCGGGAGGGCTTGCCCTTTAACTGTAACCATCTCCACAAACTTTAACTTCCCCTTACGCTCCAACCTTTCAAAGTCTAAGCCCAGACTATTCATATTCGCAACAAAGTTTTTGTACCCTTCAATAAAACTCACATATAAGCCACATTTGTCAAACTTTTCAGCATTATTATAAATCCAATTGGTAGCGAAAATGGTCTTGCCCGAGCCCGGCGGACCTGTGATGGATATAAGACTACCAGTCTGGAAGCCGCCGTTAAGAATAAGGTCAAGTGTAGTGCTTCCAGTAGATATACGGTTCATATAAAATTAACACCATATTGGATATCATAAATTAAATAATTAAAGTATCGGTGTCAGCTTCGGCATGGGATAACCTTCTGACACATCCATTTCTACTACGTAAAGATTTGTTCTAGGCTTTATAGCATAGAGAATTACAATTCCATACTTTCGTGTGATCTTTAAGTGTGTGTCTACTGCCGCACCGAGAATCTTTGCTAGCTTCGGATACCCTGGCTTAAGTAATAATACACTTAAATCTCCAAGCTCTCTTACCTTCGTAATATAGCTTTTTATGAGCG
Coding sequences within:
- a CDS encoding AAA family ATPase, translating into MNRISTGSTTLDLILNGGFQTGSLISITGPPGSGKTIFATNWIYNNAEKFDKCGLYVSFIEGYKNFVANMNSLGLDFERLERKGKLKFVEMVTVKGQALPTIIEHILHEITKIGASMLVIDSFSVMSQAIGKAHDVRILAHMILSKIVREMGCTTMLIIEKMSAKETFEPVEFLSDFIIHLSKVEVNGALLRYLKILKARGTEVQQPQLAFTLKDGFKAFQPISMGGFAEPTKRFKIIPHGKDHYSSGITNLDRTMGMMFRSGSYNLLEVGMDVTLPPERLFRVTVSNALNQGTCVVILPPQGLSALTVWRSLEPFVDEETLKCNLKIVDFKATLTEKVEPYVILFEGRSLKEDMMRFWNVISDFRMKSGKPVLTVVGFDTLEYVYGLNEILKVLGEDLAKIKNLGDVRLNIVRPECAISDSLRSLATTHIIMREICGAIFLQGIKPKTPLLNVELHTNEETEIKLTPVL